The Astatotilapia calliptera chromosome 2, fAstCal1.2, whole genome shotgun sequence genome includes a window with the following:
- the stard14 gene encoding START domain containing 14, which produces MSRVSNILPDEAVFVDFKKQCLATDNWQNKYDNNGMQVWIEVRAVNKGNHVPKVHKMKCKMIVNDVSAATMFDVLHDSRYRKKWDVTMQESFDIARLSANADVGYYSWRCPIPLKNRDVVTLRSWQVTDDEYIMVNFSVKHPKFPPRSNLVRAVSIQTGYYIKATGPNSCIFTYLSQADPKGSLPKWVVNKASQVLAPKVMKSVHKAGQEYSNWKSQNSPDLKPWLHPEQNTLPMMDPAELSIQRADSLENVDESSKLDANEGEDSS; this is translated from the exons ATGTCTCGGGTTTCGAATATTTTACCCGATGAGGCGGTCTTTGTTGACTTCAAAAAACAGTGTTTAGCAACCGACAACTGGCAAAATAAGTATGACAACAATGGGATGCAAGTGTGGATCGAGGTGCGCGCTGTGAATAAAGGAAATCACGTACCTAAAGTCCACAAGATGAAG TGTAAAATGATAGTTAATGATGTGTCAGCTGCTACCATGTTCGACGTCCTTCACGACAGCCGGTACCGCAAGAAGTGGGATGTAACTATGCAGGAGAGTTTTGACATTGCCCGGCTCTCTGCTAATGCTGATGTGGGCTACTACTCAT GGCGTTGTCCAATTCCATTAAAGAACAGAGATGTTGTGACACTGCGCTCGTGGCAGGTCACAGATGACGAGTACATCATGGTTAACTTCTCAGTCAAACACCCG AAATTCCCTCCTCGCAGCAACCTCGTAAGAGCCGTTTCCATCCAGACGGGGTATTATATCAAGGCCACGGGACCAAATAGTTGCATTTTTACATATCTTTCACAAGCAGACCCCAAAG GCTCTCTCCCAAAGTGGGTGGTGAACAAAGCATCCCAAGTTCTTGCTCCTAAG GTAATGAAGAGTGTGCACAAGGCGGGACAGGAATACTCAAACTGGAAAAGTCAGAATTCCCCCGATTTGAAGCCCTGGCTGCACCCAGAGCAGAACACCCTTCCCATGATGGACCCCGCTGAGCTGTCAATTCAGAGAGCAGACTCACTGGAAAATGTGGATGAAAGCTCAAAGCTGGATGCTAACGAAGGGGAGGACAGCAGCTAA
- the pdzd11 gene encoding PDZ domain-containing protein 11, translating to MDQKIPYDDYQLPVVFLPSYENPPAWIPPQERVHHPDYNNELTQFLPRTIVLKKPPGAQLGFNIRGGKASQLGIFISKVVPDSDAHRAGLQEGDQVLSVNDVDFQDIEHSRAVEILKTAREILMRVRFFPYNYQRQKERTVH from the exons ATGGACCAGAAAATTCCCTACGACGATTACCAGCTGCCAGTGGTATTCCTGCCTTCTTATGAGAACCCACCTGCATGGATACCTCCACAGGAG CGGGTTCATCATCCTGACTATAACAATGAGCTCACACAGTTTCTGCCTCGTACCATTGTGTTGAAGAAGCCTCCAGGAGCGCAGCTGGGCTTCAATATCCGTGGTGGGAAAGCTTCACAGTTAGGGATCTTTATATCCAAG GTGGTCCCAGATTCAGACGCCCACAGAGCAGGGCTACAGGAGGGAGACCAGGTTCTTTCAGTGAATGATGTTGATTTCCAAGACATAGAGCACTCAAGA GCTGTAGAGATTCTGAAAACTGCGCGAGAAATCCTGATGAGGGTTCGCTTCTTTCCCTACA ACTACCAACGGCAGAAGGAGAGGACCGTacactag
- the gdpd2 gene encoding glycerophosphoinositol inositolphosphodiesterase GDPD2 isoform X1 → MLSQVCLCCLFFSRGFYSCRWTESSSQRRKCRWLSLLVVTLMSLLSLCWLYICFAISNDQQNVNEVIFRTLKMWLNYFLVVVIISAVLASYCILLLLFALIQVALEEQLHLHWLHKIIFCFCVIFITALASGVSIKGREEWPTVLTLLQATAPFLQFGAVGALTLLSPFVFHRFHLAKTRSKMVIAGMFLVVSAAIFLCPLLIHSPCLIEVQELPEKPKLIGHRGAPMLAPENTIMSFNRSLKCGVIAFETDVQLSRNRTPFLMHDHGPDFLLRTTNVKDKFNGSSFNKSTDLTFEQLRTLNAGEQFLKNDPYSTVSLLSEEEKETAGKQTIPTLLDLLKFAKKHNTSVIFDLKNKETEEIDTNDTVKTILESGIPQSLILWLPSKEREVVKKQAPDFIQVYENETDLEKNNGSHLNVKYSEIKMKNISDLRKRNITVNLYVVNERWLFSMLWCAGASSVTTNACHLLKEMERPDWVMPRSTYLITWILVDISSALVMMALFHWTKHSLCHNADGPSNDNELEVFLTRLP, encoded by the exons ATGTTGTCTCAAGTCTGTTTGTGCTGCCTGTTCTTCAGCAGGGGCTTTTATAGCTGCCGCTGGACGGAGTCAAGTAGTCAAAGGAGAAAG tgcaGATGGTTGTCGCTCTTAGTTGTCACTTTGATGTCTCTGCTTTCCCTGTGCTGGTTGTATATTTGTTTTGCCATCTCTAATGACCAACAGAATGTTAATGA GGTAATATTCAGGACACTGAAGATGTGGCTAAACTACTTCCTGGTAGTGGTGATCATTTCTGCAGTGCTGGCCAGCTACTGTATCCTGCTGCTG CTCTTTGCCTTGATCCAAGTTGCCTTAGAGGAGCAACTCCACTTACACTGGCTTCATAAG atcattttctgtttttgtgtaatATTCATCACAGCTTTGGCTTCAGGAGTAAGCATAAAGGGGAGGGAAGAATGGCCAACAGTTCTTACTCTACTCCAG GCCACGGCTCCCTTCCTGCAGTTTGGTGCTGTTGGAGCGTTGACTCTGCTAAGCCCGTTTGTCTTTCATCGCTTCCACTTGGCCAAAACAC GATCTAAGATGGTCATTGCAGGGATGTTTCTAGTGGTCTCAGCAGCCATCTTCCTGTGTCCCCTGCTCATCCACTCTCCTTGTCTAATAGAAGTGCAGGAACTACCTGAAAAACCAAAACTTATCGGCCACAGAGGCGCGCCGATG CTGGCCCCAGAGAACACCATCATGTCGTTCAACAGAAGCCTCAAGTGCGGCGTGATAGCCTTTGAAACGGACGTGCAGCTCAG TAGAAATAGAACACCTTTCTTGATGCATGACCATGGACCTGACTTCTTGCTGAGAACGACAAATGTTAAAGACAAGTTTAACGGCTCCTCATTCAATAAGAGCACTGACCTAACCTTCGAACAATTACGGACTCTAAACGCAGGAGAACAATTCCTCAAG AATGATCCTTACAGCACAGTGTCCCTGCTCTcagaagaggagaaagaaacaGCCGGGAAACAGACCATACCCACCTTGCTAGACCTTCTTAAATTTGCGAAAAAGCACAATACCTCAGTGATATTtgacctgaaaaataaagaaacagaagaaattgACACAAATGACACAGTAAAGACCATCTTAGAGTCTGGCATTCCGCAAAGTCTG ATTCTTTGGCTTCCTTCTAAAGAACGAGAAGTTGTAAAGAAGCAGGCCCCAGACTTTATCCAGGTTTATGAAAATGAAACGgatttggaaaaaaataacGGGAGCCACCTAAATGTGAAATACAgcgaaataaaaatgaaaaacatcag CGACCTTCGCAAACGAAACATTACAGTGAACCTGTACGTGGTTAATGAGCGCTGGCTGTtctctatgctgtggtgtgcagGAGCCAGCTCTGTCACTACCAACGCCTGCCACCTCCTAAAGGAAATGGAGCGCCCTGACTGGGTCATG CCACGCTCTACATACCTGATAACATGGATTTTAGTGGATATATCATCTGCTCTTGTGATGATGGCACTCTTTCACTG GACAAAACACAGTCTTTGCCATAATGCAG ATGGACCGAGCAATGACAATGAGCTGGAAGTCTTCCTCACCAGGCTACCCTGA
- the gdpd2 gene encoding glycerophosphoinositol inositolphosphodiesterase GDPD2 isoform X2: MLSQVCLCCLFFSRGFYSCRWTESSSQRRKCRWLSLLVVTLMSLLSLCWLYICFAISNDQQNVNEVIFRTLKMWLNYFLVVVIISAVLASYCILLLLFALIQVALEEQLHLHWLHKIIFCFCVIFITALASGVSIKGREEWPTVLTLLQATAPFLQFGAVGALTLLSPFVFHRFHLAKTRSKMVIAGMFLVVSAAIFLCPLLIHSPCLIEVQELPEKPKLIGHRGAPMLAPENTIMSFNRSLKCGVIAFETDVQLRNRTPFLMHDHGPDFLLRTTNVKDKFNGSSFNKSTDLTFEQLRTLNAGEQFLKNDPYSTVSLLSEEEKETAGKQTIPTLLDLLKFAKKHNTSVIFDLKNKETEEIDTNDTVKTILESGIPQSLILWLPSKEREVVKKQAPDFIQVYENETDLEKNNGSHLNVKYSEIKMKNISDLRKRNITVNLYVVNERWLFSMLWCAGASSVTTNACHLLKEMERPDWVMPRSTYLITWILVDISSALVMMALFHWTKHSLCHNADGPSNDNELEVFLTRLP, from the exons ATGTTGTCTCAAGTCTGTTTGTGCTGCCTGTTCTTCAGCAGGGGCTTTTATAGCTGCCGCTGGACGGAGTCAAGTAGTCAAAGGAGAAAG tgcaGATGGTTGTCGCTCTTAGTTGTCACTTTGATGTCTCTGCTTTCCCTGTGCTGGTTGTATATTTGTTTTGCCATCTCTAATGACCAACAGAATGTTAATGA GGTAATATTCAGGACACTGAAGATGTGGCTAAACTACTTCCTGGTAGTGGTGATCATTTCTGCAGTGCTGGCCAGCTACTGTATCCTGCTGCTG CTCTTTGCCTTGATCCAAGTTGCCTTAGAGGAGCAACTCCACTTACACTGGCTTCATAAG atcattttctgtttttgtgtaatATTCATCACAGCTTTGGCTTCAGGAGTAAGCATAAAGGGGAGGGAAGAATGGCCAACAGTTCTTACTCTACTCCAG GCCACGGCTCCCTTCCTGCAGTTTGGTGCTGTTGGAGCGTTGACTCTGCTAAGCCCGTTTGTCTTTCATCGCTTCCACTTGGCCAAAACAC GATCTAAGATGGTCATTGCAGGGATGTTTCTAGTGGTCTCAGCAGCCATCTTCCTGTGTCCCCTGCTCATCCACTCTCCTTGTCTAATAGAAGTGCAGGAACTACCTGAAAAACCAAAACTTATCGGCCACAGAGGCGCGCCGATG CTGGCCCCAGAGAACACCATCATGTCGTTCAACAGAAGCCTCAAGTGCGGCGTGATAGCCTTTGAAACGGACGTGCAGCTCAG AAATAGAACACCTTTCTTGATGCATGACCATGGACCTGACTTCTTGCTGAGAACGACAAATGTTAAAGACAAGTTTAACGGCTCCTCATTCAATAAGAGCACTGACCTAACCTTCGAACAATTACGGACTCTAAACGCAGGAGAACAATTCCTCAAG AATGATCCTTACAGCACAGTGTCCCTGCTCTcagaagaggagaaagaaacaGCCGGGAAACAGACCATACCCACCTTGCTAGACCTTCTTAAATTTGCGAAAAAGCACAATACCTCAGTGATATTtgacctgaaaaataaagaaacagaagaaattgACACAAATGACACAGTAAAGACCATCTTAGAGTCTGGCATTCCGCAAAGTCTG ATTCTTTGGCTTCCTTCTAAAGAACGAGAAGTTGTAAAGAAGCAGGCCCCAGACTTTATCCAGGTTTATGAAAATGAAACGgatttggaaaaaaataacGGGAGCCACCTAAATGTGAAATACAgcgaaataaaaatgaaaaacatcag CGACCTTCGCAAACGAAACATTACAGTGAACCTGTACGTGGTTAATGAGCGCTGGCTGTtctctatgctgtggtgtgcagGAGCCAGCTCTGTCACTACCAACGCCTGCCACCTCCTAAAGGAAATGGAGCGCCCTGACTGGGTCATG CCACGCTCTACATACCTGATAACATGGATTTTAGTGGATATATCATCTGCTCTTGTGATGATGGCACTCTTTCACTG GACAAAACACAGTCTTTGCCATAATGCAG ATGGACCGAGCAATGACAATGAGCTGGAAGTCTTCCTCACCAGGCTACCCTGA